One Ctenopharyngodon idella isolate HZGC_01 chromosome 3, HZGC01, whole genome shotgun sequence genomic window, TAGCCCGAGACGTTTTTCTTGTTGATTAGTTTCCTGATtgtttccaggtttgttttgtCAGCCTGTTAgcccttgtgtatttaaaccccaGTGTTTTCTGTATTCTTGGTCAGGCCATGTCCTTGTATGGGTGTTTTTGTTGGTGATCTCAGTTCTGCTCCTGGTGTTCAGTTTCGCTTGTTGTGTTTCctggtgtttttgttttattttggctcttatttttattaaatctcACTCTGCGTTTGGATCCAGCTCTCCCTCGTTTCTGAGTTTCACATTTATTATAGTTACACATCAGATTTACCCCCAACTCTTtgcgttcacttaagacataaccgactatgtttacaaGAATATTCCTcaagacagatattttgaaataattatgTGTATCTAACCATTCGAGCGCAATACAACActaaagagaactgaatttcAGATTGCATGCTGTCTGAGACAGGAgtctttttgtgaaaactgaaaCCAGGTTTTCTGCCTTGTGTGCTTGGAGAAAACACCACTGATACATTCATACAACAATATAGACAGGAGAAAATATGTGCTAGTCATAGTTATGAAAACAGCTATTTATCCACATTTTTGAATATAGAAATGTGAATGTCAAACCTCAGTATGTTTAGTTTACAGTTTGaactcttcagtccatcagaaagcAGCATTACTCCTGAATTCTTCAGGTGATTGTTGCTCAGGTCCAACTCTCTCAGATGGGAGTTTGATGATTGTAGAACTGAAGATACAGTTTCACAGCAAGTTTCATCAAGACCACAGCCGTCAAATCTGACAAAACAGAATGTTTAACCAGATTATTTTCTGATGTTCAATGTTTTCCAATAACACATTGTACCCTTCATAATCAGGACAGAcagatattttattattcagtatttttacatttagttgTTTAGAACAAAACCTTTAATTAAACAGCGATCAGTGAAATTACTCACAGGGCTTTTCTGCAGCATCTCACAGCTGGAACGAGTCTCTTGTAGTTTGAAGATGACGTGAACCTCTTTGGGTTGAACTCATCCAGCATCTTCTCTGACATCAGCAGTATGTAGGTCAGCACTGTGCACATTGAAGATGAGAGTTTTTTCCCTGGATGTTCATCTGAACTGAGGTATCTCTGGATTTCCTCATATAATGAATGATCTTTGAGCTCAAGTAAGCAATAAAACAGGTTGACTGAAGCTTCATCTGAGATCTTCTTGTTTTGTACTTGTTTAATGTATTCAGTTGTTTGTGTGATGCTCTCTGTGGTGTCTTCAGTGTGTGTGATCAGGCCTTTGAGCAGGTTTTGACTGGATCCCAGTGAATTTCCCATCAGAAACCGCAGGAACAGGTCCAGATGTCCTCTCTCACTCTTCATGGCTTTATTAACAGCCTTCTCTAGTAGCTCCTGCAATGTGATGTTTTCTTTTGGCTtctcaaagaaaaactgaagcTCCTGCATGTTCTTGTTCAGGTAACAGAGGAACACATGCACTGCAGCGAGGAACTCTTGAACACTCAGATGCACAAAGCAGAACACCTTTTCTTCATGAAGTCCATCTTCCTGCTTAAAGATCTCAGCGATCATTCCTGTGAACTCAGTGTCTTCACTCACATCAATACCACATGCTTCCAGATCTTCCTCATAGAACACAATGTTTTCCTCCTTCAACTGTTCAAACGCTAGCTTGGCTAACTTCaaaatcatttctttatttGACTGTAAGAGCTTTGTACGTTGtctctctgtttttctgtcatatTTCTGGCTCTTCATGTTCATCTGTATCAGCAGGAAGTGAATGTACATTTCAGTGAGCGTTGTGCTGATGTTCTCAGTGTTGTTCTTAAGAATATTCTGAAGTACTGTGGCAGTGATCCAGCAGAACACAGGAATGTGACACATGATGTAGAGACTACGAGACGTCTTAATGTGTGAGATGATTCTGGAGGCCTGAGTCTCATCTGTGATTCTCTTTCTGAAGTACTCTTCCTTCTGCTGGTCAGTGAATCCTTGCACCTCTGTGAACAAACCCACATACTCAGGagggatctgattggctgctgctggtCGTGAGGTCACCCAGATGAGAGCTGATGGAAGCAGAATCCCTTTGACCAGACTTGTGAACAACACATCTACAGATGATCTTTCCTCAACATTGTTCAATATTCCGCTTTCAAAATTCAAAGGCAGGCGACTCTCATCAAGTCCATCAAATATAAATGCAAGTTTACATTCCTTATATAACTTTGATTTTTCCAGGTCCTTCAATTGAGGATAAAATTTCAGCAGAAACTCATGGAGATTGAACTCTCTGTCTTTAATGCTGTTAATATCTCGGAATGGAAGCAGGAACACACATTGTATATCCTGATTGGCTGTTTCCTCTGCCCAGTCCAGGATGAACTTGTGCACAGAGACAGTTTTTCCGATGCCAGCGACTCCCTTGGTCAGCACAATCTTTTCCTCATTGTTTTTCCTCAGTTCAGTAAATATATCATTGCATTTAATGGGTTTGTcctgtgtttttttgttcttgaaagCATCGTCAATCTTCAGAATCTCATGTTCCTGATTGACATCGTTCATATCTCCTTCTGTGATGAACAGTTCTGTGTAAACAGCCTTGAGATGTGCTTCGTTTTCTTTCTTGCCTTCAAAAATACGCTCTGCTTTCTTCTTCATATCTGTTTTGTGAGTTCCCAAGAATTTTTTCAGAATCAAATCCTCTGTTATAAAAGATTGGtgtaagtaaataaaacatgagggaaagcaaaaaacatattttatttaaaaaagaaacatgtcATTGCTTTCACATCAGCATGAACTGATCAGAATTCATTCAACATAATGTAATCAAATTACTGTTGAAATTATTACAGCTGAGAGGCCTCAGATCTTCCATTTAATTCActacattttgataaatatattacaCTCATGGAAGGGAATACCCTTAAGCATTCAAATCAGAAATGTCATCCAGgcatatatactttttttaatttgtaaactCAGTACAGAGGATAGGGTTCGAGGAACAGGTGGCAGTGAATGCtctagttcttgtatttaaggTATACTGTCATGGTCATTGCCAGTCACATCTGGTGGTTGACTGGAGTATTTGGCTGTTGAAAAGGTCAGTGGTGCTGTCTAGTTAGTTCTTGTGATACAGTACATCACCTCTCACAGTTAACCTTTGTTCCAATATTAATAATGATCCCACCCTGACCTGTCCAAAAACTGCATGGCAGCGTTTAGATTTTAAAAGTCATAAATAATCTTACACTGACTCTGAATTATCAAGAGAATAAGTTTTGTGTGTACACAGACATTTAggataaaacacttttttttctgtacattaagtgtccaaattcaaaatacatcTGACATGTTTAAATCACTTCTGAAACACTTTAAAAAGGTTAGTTCACACTGTACAGACTGATGCTGATCAATCACCAGATCACATTCCTGCTCCTGACAAACAGTGAATGAACATGTTCTGTAGGTAAAAACAAACACCAACTAACACTAACAGATACCGACAGGGAAAAGACTTATCTGGTGTTGGTCAACATCTGATGGTGCAGTGTGAACTAGCCTTATGACTGTTAAGATGGTACCTTGCTCTTCTCTGTGTTTCTCTGCTGTCTCTGTAATATTTTGTGGCTCTGTGAGGAGAAAGAAAAGgagggaaataaaaaaaatatatgtatttttttacagaTACACAAAAGAAAATCCTGTAGCTAAAGTATGTCTGCCTGTGACCTTAAAATGAACTGTGAGATTTAGAAGCCTCTTACAGTCATTTTATTCTCTTCCTGAATGTAATATAACTCACCATTCACTTCCTTTATGTTCAGTCACCATAGAGAATATGCATGAGTGAAGAAATGTCACATAgcctattttgtatttttccaTAGCTACCTTTTAAGGAGTTTTTTTCAAGTGATATGTTTCTTTTCCTCTTATTTCTAGCCACCTTGttcctgtttttctttgttcaagGTTATGTTCCATATTTGTAATTTCGGACTTGGAAATGattcattttataaatacattttctatGGAAAGTATAAATTGTGTAAACTGCTCAATAAAGATTGAATATTTGTGACATAACTCTGTTCATGTGATGATTCTTCCCACAGCCACCGACCATTTATAACCGAGGGACTGAATCTTAACTGAAGAGTAAGAGAAATCTAATTCTTACATGACCTTTATGGGAAAAGGCTTCACAATCAGTGAGCACAGCTGTAGTGATAGTACCGTTTCTTGCAGTGTTGTAGATGTTCACTGGGGCTGTGAAGGTGTTTCCAGCGAGTACAGGAGCATTTACAGTTGCTCCCATCTGAGCATTCAGATCAACACTGACTCTAGTGTGAGCGCTGCTGCTCATCTGGACTGGAATAGAGACAGAGATTAATTAcatttcctaaatgacaacgttAACATTACTGATAATCTTTTCTTCATTACCTTCCTTGTGTTTCAGCTTGTCTTCTTCCATCTCATCTCGTGAGTCACAATGCTGATCAACAGATGCCATCGTCCTTCACTGACTCACTGCTGTTGGACATGAAGAAAAAGCTTTTGAATTGCTCCTCTGTTACCAGACACTTTCCAAAAATAAACAAGGtgcttccaaaaaaaaaaaagaaaaaagaaaaaagaaaaaaaaaaggtaaataaaatatagcagCAGCATGCagcaattataaaatatattatgagTTATTAAATGTGAAGGGGGTGGAGAATGTGAAGAATCATTATCCTTCATTACATGATTTTTAAGAACTTCTTCAAGCTTATGAGATTTTACTTCGTCATAGAtttatgttaaagcatttattttccttttcatcttcaaacactagagaataatgatgaatattgtctgtacctccCAACTTATCTATGTTTTGGGGAAATATCCTGCTCAACAAACTTCAACCCTGGAGAAGCTACGCATCCTTTTTATCTGTATGTGTGCGCTGGTATTCTTGTTGCAGATCAGTATTGGTGAAAGATGAACAACTTGCACCCTGGATGATGGAATGACTTGATTTTCTTGACAAGCTAAATAGAATataatttgaataatatttaataagttttttaagccattttgacagccctaaggTTTAGAAGTTAAGTGTAGTGTAACTTCGTTAGTCCACGTAGGGCCCCTGAAATCTGGTAGTTTTCATTTAGTGGATAACAGAAAACCAGGCTTCTGAAGGGGAATGTAAATGTCAACTGCCCTGAAATTGATGCGAgcagcagtgttgccaatttgGGGATTTTGTTGCCAAATTTAGCTACTTTCTCATTGTTCCTACaacttttattaatgttttgtgaCAAGGAGCTATTTTGgctatgtttaaataaatttgtcgatttttttattttgggcaATGAAACTCTTGCACTGGTTGGCCACACCCTGCTGTAATCTCACGTTCACGCTCAATCCTGCGCActgaacacacagacacagcagTACACATGAAGAGGCTCTCAAAATATACAGCTTGACAGACAGATAATTATTATATTGAAAGACAATATTAGACATATCATTAAtagattataatattattataattcataaaacacatttaacgTACATGCCCCGCCCCAGACCTatgtaggtcatctgacatttcatacagttgagtAATGATGAATATGATGAGCAACAACTCTCCACACGATGGCAACAGAATG contains:
- the LOC127508731 gene encoding NACHT, LRR and PYD domains-containing protein 12-like isoform X1, whose product is MASVDQHCDSRDEMEEDKLKHKEVQMSSSAHTRVSVDLNAQMGATVNAPVLAGNTFTAPVNIYNTARNEPQNITETAEKHREEQEDLILKKFLGTHKTDMKKKAERIFEGKKENEAHLKAVYTELFITEGDMNDVNQEHEILKIDDAFKNKKTQDKPIKCNDIFTELRKNNEEKIVLTKGVAGIGKTVSVHKFILDWAEETANQDIQCVFLLPFRDINSIKDREFNLHEFLLKFYPQLKDLEKSKLYKECKLAFIFDGLDESRLPLNFESGILNNVEERSSVDVLFTSLVKGILLPSALIWVTSRPAAANQIPPEYVGLFTEVQGFTDQQKEEYFRKRITDETQASRIISHIKTSRSLYIMCHIPVFCWITATVLQNILKNNTENISTTLTEMYIHFLLIQMNMKSQKYDRKTERQRTKLLQSNKEMILKLAKLAFEQLKEENIVFYEEDLEACGIDVSEDTEFTGMIAEIFKQEDGLHEEKVFCFVHLSVQEFLAAVHVFLCYLNKNMQELQFFFEKPKENITLQELLEKAVNKAMKSERGHLDLFLRFLMGNSLGSSQNLLKGLITHTEDTTESITQTTEYIKQVQNKKISDEASVNLFYCLLELKDHSLYEEIQRYLSSDEHPGKKLSSSMCTVLTYILLMSEKMLDEFNPKRFTSSSNYKRLVPAVRCCRKALFDGCGLDETCCETVSSVLQSSNSHLRELDLSNNHLKNSGVMLLSDGLKSSNCKLNILRLCGCNLTGQSCESLSSALQSSNSVLKELDLSNNDLQNSGLKLLSDGLKSPNCQLQILSLTHCNLAVQACESFSSVLQSSNSVLKELDLSNNDLQDSGVKLLSDGLKSPNCHLQILSLTHCNLTVQACESFSSVLQSSNSVLRELDLSNNDLHDSGVKLLSDGLKRNCKLEILRLSGCMVIEEGFRYVSSALSLNPSHLRELDLSYNHPGDSGVKLLNHPNYRLDNLNVDHGGEFRITAGLDKYSHRLTLDLNTVNKRLRLSESNTVIIYTVPDLQSYPDHPDRFDYYQQVLCRESVCGRCYWEIEWSGLGVFISVSYKSIGRKGRGKECGFGSNDQSWSLICSFSSYSFRHNKIETDLTVKPIISRTGVNEENHYRIGVYVDHSAGTLSFYSVSGDTMRLIHTVQTTFTQPLCPGFRVWSGSSVKLC
- the LOC127508731 gene encoding NACHT, LRR and PYD domains-containing protein 12-like isoform X3 translates to MSSSAHTRVSVDLNAQMGATVNAPVLAGNTFTAPVNIYNTARNEPQNITETAEKHREEQEDLILKKFLGTHKTDMKKKAERIFEGKKENEAHLKAVYTELFITEGDMNDVNQEHEILKIDDAFKNKKTQDKPIKCNDIFTELRKNNEEKIVLTKGVAGIGKTVSVHKFILDWAEETANQDIQCVFLLPFRDINSIKDREFNLHEFLLKFYPQLKDLEKSKLYKECKLAFIFDGLDESRLPLNFESGILNNVEERSSVDVLFTSLVKGILLPSALIWVTSRPAAANQIPPEYVGLFTEVQGFTDQQKEEYFRKRITDETQASRIISHIKTSRSLYIMCHIPVFCWITATVLQNILKNNTENISTTLTEMYIHFLLIQMNMKSQKYDRKTERQRTKLLQSNKEMILKLAKLAFEQLKEENIVFYEEDLEACGIDVSEDTEFTGMIAEIFKQEDGLHEEKVFCFVHLSVQEFLAAVHVFLCYLNKNMQELQFFFEKPKENITLQELLEKAVNKAMKSERGHLDLFLRFLMGNSLGSSQNLLKGLITHTEDTTESITQTTEYIKQVQNKKISDEASVNLFYCLLELKDHSLYEEIQRYLSSDEHPGKKLSSSMCTVLTYILLMSEKMLDEFNPKRFTSSSNYKRLVPAVRCCRKALFDGCGLDETCCETVSSVLQSSNSHLRELDLSNNHLKNSGVMLLSDGLKSSNCKLNILRLCGCNLTGQSCESLSSALQSSNSVLKELDLSNNDLQNSGLKLLSDGLKSPNCQLQILSLTHCNLAVQACESFSSVLQSSNSVLKELDLSNNDLQDSGVKLLSDGLKSPNCHLQILSLTHCNLTVQACESFSSVLQSSNSVLRELDLSNNDLHDSGVKLLSDGLKRNCKLEILRLSGCMVIEEGFRYVSSALSLNPSHLRELDLSYNHPGDSGVKLLNHPNYRLDNLNVDHGGEFRITAGLDKYSHRLTLDLNTVNKRLRLSESNTVIIYTVPDLQSYPDHPDRFDYYQQVLCRESVCGRCYWEIEWSGLGVFISVSYKSIGRKGRGKECGFGSNDQSWSLICSFSSYSFRHNKIETDLTVKPIISRTGVNEENHYRIGVYVDHSAGTLSFYSVSGDTMRLIHTVQTTFTQPLCPGFRVWSGSSVKLC
- the LOC127508731 gene encoding NACHT, LRR and PYD domains-containing protein 12-like isoform X6, with translation MASVDQHCDSRDEMEEDKLKHKEVQMSSSAHTRVSVDLNAQMGATVNAPVLAGNTFTAPVNIYNTARNEPQNITETAEKHREEQEDLILKKFLGTHKTDMKKKAERIFEGKKENEAHLKAVYTELFITEGDMNDVNQEHEILKIDDAFKNKKTQDKPIKCNDIFTELRKNNEEKIVLTKGVAGIGKTVSVHKFILDWAEETANQDIQCVFLLPFRDINSIKDREFNLHEFLLKFYPQLKDLEKSKLYKECKLAFIFDGLDESRLPLNFESGILNNVEERSSVDVLFTSLVKGILLPSALIWVTSRPAAANQIPPEYVGLFTEVQGFTDQQKEEYFRKRITDETQASRIISHIKTSRSLYIMCHIPVFCWITATVLQNILKNNTENISTTLTEMYIHFLLIQMNMKSQKYDRKTERQRTKLLQSNKEMILKLAKLAFEQLKEENIVFYEEDLEACGIDVSEDTEFTGMIAEIFKQEDGLHEEKVFCFVHLSVQEFLAAVHVFLCYLNKNMQELQFFFEKPKENITLQELLEKAVNKAMKSERGHLDLFLRFLMGNSLGSSQNLLKGLITHTEDTTESITQTTEYIKQVQNKKISDEASVNLFYCLLELKDHSLYEEIQRYLSSDEHPGKKLSSSMCTVLTYILLMSEKMLDEFNPKRFTSSSNYKRLVPAVRCCRKALFDGCGLDETCCETVSSVLQSSNSHLRELDLSNNHLKNSGVMLLSDGLKSSNCKLNILRLCGCNLTGQSCESLSSALQSSNSVLKELDLSNNDLQNSGLKLLSDGLKSPNCQLQILSLTHCNLAVQACESFSSVLQSSNSVLKELDLSNNDLQDSGVKLLSDGLKSPNCHLQILSLTHCNLTVQACESFSSVLQSSNSVLRELDLSNNDLHDSGVKLLSDGLKRNCKLEILRLSGCMVIEEGFRYVSSALSLNPSHLRELDLSYNHPGDSGVKLLNHPNYRLDNLNVDHGGEFRITAGLDKSALGNRPESRSPN
- the LOC127508731 gene encoding NACHT, LRR and PYD domains-containing protein 12-like isoform X2 — encoded protein: MASVDQHCDSRDEMEEDKLKHKEVQMSSSAHTRVSVDLNAQMGATVNAPVLAGNTFTAPVNIYNTARNEDLILKKFLGTHKTDMKKKAERIFEGKKENEAHLKAVYTELFITEGDMNDVNQEHEILKIDDAFKNKKTQDKPIKCNDIFTELRKNNEEKIVLTKGVAGIGKTVSVHKFILDWAEETANQDIQCVFLLPFRDINSIKDREFNLHEFLLKFYPQLKDLEKSKLYKECKLAFIFDGLDESRLPLNFESGILNNVEERSSVDVLFTSLVKGILLPSALIWVTSRPAAANQIPPEYVGLFTEVQGFTDQQKEEYFRKRITDETQASRIISHIKTSRSLYIMCHIPVFCWITATVLQNILKNNTENISTTLTEMYIHFLLIQMNMKSQKYDRKTERQRTKLLQSNKEMILKLAKLAFEQLKEENIVFYEEDLEACGIDVSEDTEFTGMIAEIFKQEDGLHEEKVFCFVHLSVQEFLAAVHVFLCYLNKNMQELQFFFEKPKENITLQELLEKAVNKAMKSERGHLDLFLRFLMGNSLGSSQNLLKGLITHTEDTTESITQTTEYIKQVQNKKISDEASVNLFYCLLELKDHSLYEEIQRYLSSDEHPGKKLSSSMCTVLTYILLMSEKMLDEFNPKRFTSSSNYKRLVPAVRCCRKALFDGCGLDETCCETVSSVLQSSNSHLRELDLSNNHLKNSGVMLLSDGLKSSNCKLNILRLCGCNLTGQSCESLSSALQSSNSVLKELDLSNNDLQNSGLKLLSDGLKSPNCQLQILSLTHCNLAVQACESFSSVLQSSNSVLKELDLSNNDLQDSGVKLLSDGLKSPNCHLQILSLTHCNLTVQACESFSSVLQSSNSVLRELDLSNNDLHDSGVKLLSDGLKRNCKLEILRLSGCMVIEEGFRYVSSALSLNPSHLRELDLSYNHPGDSGVKLLNHPNYRLDNLNVDHGGEFRITAGLDKYSHRLTLDLNTVNKRLRLSESNTVIIYTVPDLQSYPDHPDRFDYYQQVLCRESVCGRCYWEIEWSGLGVFISVSYKSIGRKGRGKECGFGSNDQSWSLICSFSSYSFRHNKIETDLTVKPIISRTGVNEENHYRIGVYVDHSAGTLSFYSVSGDTMRLIHTVQTTFTQPLCPGFRVWSGSSVKLC
- the LOC127508731 gene encoding NACHT, LRR and PYD domains-containing protein 12-like isoform X8, translating into MASVDQHCDSRDEMEEDKLKHKEVQMSSSAHTRVSVDLNAQMGATVNAPVLAGNTFTAPVNIYNTARNEPQNITETAEKHREEQEDLILKKFLGTHKTDMKKKAERIFEGKKENEAHLKAVYTELFITEGDMNDVNQEHEILKIDDAFKNKKTQDKPIKCNDIFTELRKNNEEKIVLTKGVAGIGKTVSVHKFILDWAEETANQDIQCVFLLPFRDINSIKDREFNLHEFLLKFYPQLKDLEKSKLYKECKLAFIFDGLDESRLPLNFESGILNNVEERSSVDVLFTSLVKGILLPSALIWVTSRPAAANQIPPEYVGLFTEVQGFTDQQKEEYFRKRITDETQASRIISHIKTSRSLYIMCHIPVFCWITATVLQNILKNNTENISTTLTEMYIHFLLIQMNMKSQKYDRKTERQRTKLLQSNKEMILKLAKLAFEQLKEENIVFYEEDLEACGIDVSEDTEFTGMIAEIFKQEDGLHEEKVFCFVHLSVQEFLAAVHVFLCYLNKNMQELQFFFEKPKENITLQELLEKAVNKAMKSERGHLDLFLRFLMGNSLGSSQNLLKGLITHTEDTTESITQTTEYIKQVQNKKISDEASVNLFYCLLELKDHSLYEEIQRYLSSDEHPGKKLSSSMCTVLTYILLMSEKMLDEFNPKRFTSSSNYKRLVPAVRCCRKALFDGCGLDETCCETVSSVLQSSNSHLRELDLSNNHLKNSGVMLLSDGLKSSNCKLNILRLCGCNLTGQSCESLSSALQSSNSVLKELDLSNNDLQNSGLKLLSDGLKSPNCQLQILSLTHCNLAVQACESFSSVLQSSNSVLKELDLSNNDLQDSGVKLLSDGLKSPNCHLQILSLTHCNLTVQACESFSSVLQSSNSVLRELDLSNNDLHDSGVKLLSDGLKRNCKLEILRLSGCMVIEEGFRYVSSALSLNPSHLRELDLSYNHPGDSGVKLLNHPNYRLDNLKNWGRHVTQSEMAA
- the LOC127508731 gene encoding NACHT, LRR and PYD domains-containing protein 12-like isoform X4, which translates into the protein MASVDQHCDSRDEMEEDKLKHKEVQMSSSAHTRVSVDLNAQMGATVNAPVLAGNTFTAPVNIYNTARNEPQNITETAEKHREEQEDLILKKFLGTHKTDMKKKAERIFEGKKENEAHLKAVYTELFITEGDMNDVNQEHEILKIDDAFKNKKTQDKPIKCNDIFTELRKNNEEKIVLTKGVAGIGKTVSVHKFILDWAEETANQDIQCVFLLPFRDINSIKDREFNLHEFLLKFYPQLKDLEKSKLYKECKLAFIFDGLDESRLPLNFESGILNNVEERSSVDVLFTSLVKGILLPSALIWVTSRPAAANQIPPEYVGLFTEVQGFTDQQKEEYFRKRITDETQASRIISHIKTSRSLYIMCHIPVFCWITATVLQNILKNNTENISTTLTEMYIHFLLIQMNMKSQKYDRKTERQRTKLLQSNKEMILKLAKLAFEQLKEENIVFYEEDLEACGIDVSEDTEFTGMIAEIFKQEDGLHEEKVFCFVHLSVQEFLAAVHVFLCYLNKNMQELQFFFEKPKENITLQELLEKAVNKAMKSERGHLDLFLRFLMGNSLGSSQNLLKGLITHTEDTTESITQTTEYIKQVQNKKISDEASVNLFYCLLELKDHSLYEEIQRYLSSDEHPGKKLSSSMCTVLTYILLMSEKMLDEFNPKRFTSSSNYKRLVPAVRCCRKALFDGCGLDETCCETVSSVLQSSNSHLRELDLSNNHLKNSGVMLLSDGLKSSNCKLNILRLCGCNLTGQSCESLSSALQSSNSVLKELDLSNNDLQNSGLKLLSDGLKSPNCQLQILSLTHCNLTVQACESFSSVLQSSNSVLRELDLSNNDLHDSGVKLLSDGLKRNCKLEILRLSGCMVIEEGFRYVSSALSLNPSHLRELDLSYNHPGDSGVKLLNHPNYRLDNLNVDHGGEFRITAGLDKYSHRLTLDLNTVNKRLRLSESNTVIIYTVPDLQSYPDHPDRFDYYQQVLCRESVCGRCYWEIEWSGLGVFISVSYKSIGRKGRGKECGFGSNDQSWSLICSFSSYSFRHNKIETDLTVKPIISRTGVNEENHYRIGVYVDHSAGTLSFYSVSGDTMRLIHTVQTTFTQPLCPGFRVWSGSSVKLC
- the LOC127508731 gene encoding NACHT, LRR and PYD domains-containing protein 12-like isoform X5 produces the protein MASVDQHCDSRDEMEEDKLKHKEVQMSSSAHTRVSVDLNAQMGATVNAPVLAGNTFTAPVNIYNTARNEPQNITETAEKHREEQEDLILKKFLGTHKTDMKKKAERIFEGKKENEAHLKAVYTELFITEGDMNDVNQEHEILKIDDAFKNKKTQDKPIKCNDIFTELRKNNEEKIVLTKGVAGIGKTVSVHKFILDWAEETANQDIQCVFLLPFRDINSIKDREFNLHEFLLKFYPQLKDLEKSKLYKECKLAFIFDGLDESRLPLNFESGILNNVEERSSVDVLFTSLVKGILLPSALIWVTSRPAAANQIPPEYVGLFTEVQGFTDQQKEEYFRKRITDETQASRIISHIKTSRSLYIMCHIPVFCWITATVLQNILKNNTENISTTLTEMYIHFLLIQMNMKSQKYDRKTERQRTKLLQSNKEMILKLAKLAFEQLKEENIVFYEEDLEACGIDVSEDTEFTGMIAEIFKQEDGLHEEKVFCFVHLSVQEFLAAVHVFLCYLNKNMQELQFFFEKPKENITLQELLEKAVNKAMKSERGHLDLFLRFLMGNSLGSSQNLLKGLITHTEDTTESITQTTEYIKQVQNKKISDEASVNLFYCLLELKDHSLYEEIQRYLSSDEHPGKKLSSSMCTVLTYILLMSEKMLDEFNPKRFTSSSNYKRLVPAVRCCRKALFDGCGLDETCCETVSSVLQSSNSHLRELDLSNNHLKNSGVMLLSDGLKSSNCKLNILRLCGCNLTGQSCESLSSALQSSNSVLKELDLSNNDLQNSGLKLLSDGLKSPNCQLQILSLTHCNLAVQACESFSSVLQSSNSVLKELDLSNNDLQDSGVKLLSDGLKSPNCHLQILSLTHCNLTVQACESFSSVLQSSNSVLRELDLSNNDLHDSGVKLLSDGLKRNCKLEILRLSGCMVIEEGFRYVSSALSLNPSHLRELDLSYNHPGDSGVKLLNHPNYRLDNLKIHLLPSPRELRALKLAWAKPNGGFRRSKIQQQLLKGNWPA
- the LOC127508731 gene encoding NACHT, LRR and PYD domains-containing protein 12-like isoform X7; amino-acid sequence: MASVDQHCDSRDEMEEDKLKHKEVQMSSSAHTRVSVDLNAQMGATVNAPVLAGNTFTAPVNIYNTARNEPQNITETAEKHREEQEDLILKKFLGTHKTDMKKKAERIFEGKKENEAHLKAVYTELFITEGDMNDVNQEHEILKIDDAFKNKKTQDKPIKCNDIFTELRKNNEEKIVLTKGVAGIGKTVSVHKFILDWAEETANQDIQCVFLLPFRDINSIKDREFNLHEFLLKFYPQLKDLEKSKLYKECKLAFIFDGLDESRLPLNFESGILNNVEERSSVDVLFTSLVKGILLPSALIWVTSRPAAANQIPPEYVGLFTEVQGFTDQQKEEYFRKRITDETQASRIISHIKTSRSLYIMCHIPVFCWITATVLQNILKNNTENISTTLTEMYIHFLLIQMNMKSQKYDRKTERQRTKLLQSNKEMILKLAKLAFEQLKEENIVFYEEDLEACGIDVSEDTEFTGMIAEIFKQEDGLHEEKVFCFVHLSVQEFLAAVHVFLCYLNKNMQELQFFFEKPKENITLQELLEKAVNKAMKSERGHLDLFLRFLMGNSLGSSQNLLKGLITHTEDTTESITQTTEYIKQVQNKKISDEASVNLFYCLLELKDHSLYEEIQRYLSSDEHPGKKLSSSMCTVLTYILLMSEKMLDEFNPKRFTSSSNYKRLVPAVRCCRKALFDGCGLDETCCETVSSVLQSSNSHLRELDLSNNHLKNSGVMLLSDGLKSSNCKLNILRLCGCNLTGQSCESLSSALQSSNSVLKELDLSNNDLQNSGLKLLSDGLKSPNCQLQILSLTHCNLAVQACESFSSVLQSSNSVLKELDLSNNDLQDSGVKLLSDGLKSPNCHLQILSLTHCNLTVQACESFSSVLQSSNSVLRELDLSNNDLHDSGVKLLSDGLKRNCKLEILRLSGCMVIEEGFRYVSSALSLNPSHLRELDLSYNHPGDSGVKLLNHPNYRLDNLKYVADFIRNKGQRITPRWNY